Sequence from the Actinocatenispora sera genome:
CCGGGCCCTGCTCGGCCAGCGGGCGCAGCCGCGCCGGCGGCAGCGGCTGCGCGACGACCAGCAGCAGGTACGGCAGGCCGGCCGGATCCTGCCCCGCCCGGACCGCGGCGGCGACGTGCTGCAGCTGCCGGTCGGCGGCCGCGAGCGCGGTGTCCGGGTCGGCCTCGAGCAGCAGCCCGGCCGCACGCAACGGCCGGAACGGCGCCGGCAGACCGGCACCGAGCCAGCACACCCGCAACAGCCCGGCCGGTGCCGCCGCCACCAGCCGCAGCAGGACGCCGGCGAACAGCCCGGGCGACCCGGCGTCGAGGGCCAGGTGTCCGGCACCGAGCAACGGCACCACCGCGGGGTAGCCGAGGTCGTCTGCCGGCACCGCGGTGCCGATCCGCACCGGTACCGGTGCGGATGCGGACGCGTCCCGGCCGACCGGAAGCTCCGCGGTGTCGGCCCAGTCCGCACCGAGCCAGCCGGGCGCCAGCCGGCGGGCGGCTCGCCGGGCCTGCTCGGCGAGCGCGGCGCGCTCGGCCGCGGAGTCGCCGGAGCGCGCAACGTCCAGCGCGGTACGCGCCGCGCGCAGCTGCGCCACCGCCTCCCGGTGCGCGCCCACCGCCTGCCCGAAAACCGCCCGTACCCTGGTCATGCACCACCTCCCGGCCCCCGCCGTGGCCCGCAGACAGTACCGCATCAGCTGGTCACGATGGGCGGTCCAACACTCACGAACCGGCGCCCGCCGGCCGGCCCGGACGCCGACCGGTGACGAGTCGAACAGCTCGTCCGGGCCGCGGTGAGTTAGAGTGGTGGCATGCGCACGAGCTTCAGCTGTCTCGGTTGGTGGCGCCCCTGACGGGCGGCACCACACTCCGCGCACTCTGCTCAGCAAGCACGCGGCCGCCCGGTTCGGGCGGCCGTTTCGCGTGGGTACGCGCTTCGGCGGCGCGGGCCGGTCGGCCCCACCGACAAGGAGCCACCACCATGACCCGCCGCATCAGTGGATTCACCCCGTCCGGCGTCCTGCACCTGGGCAACTACCTGGGTGCGATCCGGCCGATCGTCGACGGCACCGGGCACACCGACACCGTCGTGTTCATCTCCGACCTGCACGCGCTGACCCTCGACCACGACCCCGCCCTGGTACGCGAGCGAACGCTCGAGTTCGCCACCCTGCTGCTGGCCGCGGGCGCCGACCCGGACCGGCACCTGTTCCTGGTCCAGTCGCACGTTCCCGAGCACGCCGAGCTGCACTACCTGCTGGAGTGCACCACCGGGTACGGCGAGGCACAGCGCATGATCCAGTTCAAGGAGAAGTCGCGGCGGCAGGAGCAGATCCGGATGTCGCTGCTGACCTACCCGATCCTGATGGCCGCCGACATCCTGCTCTACGACGCCGACGAGGTACCGGTCGGCGACGACCAGAGCCAGCACGTCGAGCTGGCCCGTGATGTCGCCTACCGGTTCAACACCCGGTACGGCCAGACGTTCACGGTGCCGCGGGCGGTACACCCGCCGGTCGGTGCGCGGATCATGGACCTGACCGCGCCGACCACGAAGATGAGCAAGTCGGCCTCCTCGGTGGCCGGTTCGCTCCGGCTCGCCGACGACCCAGACACGTTGCGGCGCAAGGTGATGCGCGCCGTCACCGACGACGGCCGCGACGTGGTGTACGACCCGGACCGGCGGCCCGGGGTGGCGAACCTGCTCGACATCCTCGCCGGCTGCACCGGCACCGACCCGGTCGGTCTGGCCACCGGCTTCGACTCGTACGGGCAGCTCAAGCGCGCGGTGGCGGACGCGGTGGTGGAGACGCTCGGGCCGCTGCGCAAGCGGTACCTGGAGCTGTCCGACGACCCGGCACACGTCCGTGGCGTGCTGCGTACCGGGGCAGCCCGGGCACGGGAGATCGCCCAGCGCAAGGTTCGTACCGCCAAGCAGGCGATCGGCCTGCTGCCGGCGTAGCCCATCGAGCGTCCGGAACGCCGACTACGTTCCGTGTCCTCACGTTAACACCAGAGAGTGATTGTTGATCATGGGTCGTGACGTGGACTACCGGATCGGCGTTCACTGAGCGAGTCCGTTACCGCCGCACGGAGACGGGCAACTCCGCGCCGGGACGCCCGGCGCGGGCGGCGGTGGCGTCGCGCGGCAACTGGGGGGTGTGCCGCGCGGCGCCACAGTGCCGCATCCGTTTCTTGCAATTCAGCGCAGCGCACATCCTTCGACACCGTTCGCCCATCCTGGCGAACGGAGCAGGCGTCGCCACGCGCCGGCGGTGAGCCGTCAGCCCGTCTCGATCGGCGACCAACCCGCTGCGGCCTCGGCTCCGGGCCGGAAGTCGTAGCGGAGCTCGCCGGTGGCGGACAACCCGAGCAACGTGACCGAGCTGGTCCCCCAGACGGTTCCGTCGTCCTGGACGGAGCGGGCGAGCAGCGCGCG
This genomic interval carries:
- the trpS gene encoding tryptophan--tRNA ligase — protein: MTRRISGFTPSGVLHLGNYLGAIRPIVDGTGHTDTVVFISDLHALTLDHDPALVRERTLEFATLLLAAGADPDRHLFLVQSHVPEHAELHYLLECTTGYGEAQRMIQFKEKSRRQEQIRMSLLTYPILMAADILLYDADEVPVGDDQSQHVELARDVAYRFNTRYGQTFTVPRAVHPPVGARIMDLTAPTTKMSKSASSVAGSLRLADDPDTLRRKVMRAVTDDGRDVVYDPDRRPGVANLLDILAGCTGTDPVGLATGFDSYGQLKRAVADAVVETLGPLRKRYLELSDDPAHVRGVLRTGAARAREIAQRKVRTAKQAIGLLPA